TTCATTGTCTTTTTAATTTTTATCTGCGGCTGTCTTAGGCAGAGTCATTCTGAATGCTGCGCCGCCGAGTTTTGAGTCCGCAAGCTCAAGGTTACCGCCGTGGCGCTCGGCGATCCTGCGGGCAATGGAAAGCCCGAGCCCATATCCCCCGGGAGTTCCGCCCTTTCTTGCGCGGTGGTGCTCCCCCCTGCGGAAGCGTTCGAAGATAATGTTTCTTTCTGCCTCAGGGACACCCGGGCCGTTGTCGTCAATATATATCTCCCAGCAGTCCCCGCTGTCGGAGATCGACACTTTTACCCTGCCTGCACCGTCGCCGCAATAAGACGAGACATATTTCACCCCGTTTTCAATCAGGTTGAACAATGCACGCCTCAGGTCACTGTACCTTCCGCGCACTGTCGCATCCGTGTCAGGGAATGAACCCTCTATTGATATTCCCTTGCTCTTAGGCAGCGTTCCAGCCTCGGACAGGAGTTCCGTCACCATCCCGTTAAGGTCTATATCCTCATAGTCAGTGACAAATGGATCAACGTCGAGGCGCACAAGGAAAAGGAGGTCGTCTACAAGCCCGCTTATTCTCTCCTGCTGACGGATCATGCTGTCTACAGCCTCAACGTCCTCTTTGTCGGTCAGGCATCCTCCGGACTTCAAAAGTTCAAGCCCTGTGCGTATAACTGTGAGCGGCGTCTGGAACTCATGCCCGGCATCTATGAAGAAATCCCTTCGCGCCTCTTCGAGCCGCATTTTTTCCGTCATATCCTGTATGACGATAAGCAGCCCGCGCATAATTGTCAGTGTCGTTACCTCGAGCTTAAGGCCTCCGTTGCGCGGCAATGTGAATATTTTTGTGCCGTTTGCTTCATCAAGCATGCGGCAAATTTCTTCGGACGGAAGGACAAGTTCAACGGAAGTACCGCGGGGCGGCACAGAAGTCCCCCTTCCGCAAAACATCGAAGCAGCTTTGTTTATATAGCGTATCTTTTTCTTGTCGTCGATGAGTATAACGCCTACAGGAAGCGCCCCTACAAGCATCGCCAGTTCTTCTTTGCGTTCCTGTGCTTCCTCGATACTGAGCTTCAATGAATCTGACATCGAATTGAGCGAGCTTGAAAGATTCTGCATCTCAACATCATCGCTTATAATGGGAAACCTGGCTGTTCCGCCGGCTGCGATGGTCTCCGCAGCCCTGCTCAGAGCATTCAGCGGCCTCATTATCCGTCTTAGCATCCAGTAGGCTCCAAGCCATACAAGCAAAAGAACTATTTCAAGGGAATAAAGGAATGGCCGGCCCATCGATTTTATAAGACCGCCAAGTTCATCGACGGGATAAGATAGGCGGATCACCATATTCTCCGCCGGATCGCCCGGGATGACAACACGTTTCGCCATGTAGTTCTGCCAAGTCCCCATAGTCTTGCTGTAACGCATTTCGGACCCCTCTCCGTCCGCAAACGCCTTCATGATCTCAGGTCTCTTATAGTGGTTGTCAAGCCCGTAGGTATCGGCCTTGCTGTCCAGTATTACCTCACCCATCGTGTTTATGAGCGAAAAACGCCCCTCGGGGTATACCTTGCTCCAGAAACCGGAAATCTCTTTTATACCATCTACTCCGCGCTCTTCTCCAGCCTTTGCAAAAACATCAAGGTAACGGGATAGCATCGCCCTGTTGTTTTCAATCAGCTCGCTTCGCTGTGCCTTGTATATGAATCCCCATGCAGCAAAAGCCACGATGA
The DNA window shown above is from Synergistaceae bacterium and carries:
- a CDS encoding PAS domain-containing sensor histidine kinase yields the protein MTLRKKIAVLLTVSVLIVAFAAWGFIYKAQRSELIENNRAMLSRYLDVFAKAGEERGVDGIKEISGFWSKVYPEGRFSLINTMGEVILDSKADTYGLDNHYKRPEIMKAFADGEGSEMRYSKTMGTWQNYMAKRVVIPGDPAENMVIRLSYPVDELGGLIKSMGRPFLYSLEIVLLLVWLGAYWMLRRIMRPLNALSRAAETIAAGGTARFPIISDDVEMQNLSSSLNSMSDSLKLSIEEAQERKEELAMLVGALPVGVILIDDKKKIRYINKAASMFCGRGTSVPPRGTSVELVLPSEEICRMLDEANGTKIFTLPRNGGLKLEVTTLTIMRGLLIVIQDMTEKMRLEEARRDFFIDAGHEFQTPLTVIRTGLELLKSGGCLTDKEDVEAVDSMIRQQERISGLVDDLLFLVRLDVDPFVTDYEDIDLNGMVTELLSEAGTLPKSKGISIEGSFPDTDATVRGRYSDLRRALFNLIENGVKYVSSYCGDGAGRVKVSISDSGDCWEIYIDDNGPGVPEAERNIIFERFRRGEHHRARKGGTPGGYGLGLSIARRIAERHGGNLELADSKLGGAAFRMTLPKTAADKN